The following are from one region of the Dermacentor albipictus isolate Rhodes 1998 colony chromosome 5, USDA_Dalb.pri_finalv2, whole genome shotgun sequence genome:
- the LOC135897064 gene encoding uncharacterized protein, producing the protein MGSQGAALAAQPGRGIRSTEMPAQDYEMVVPHLPSGSSVLNTVFLHGDVTARPYRVEHFRDALARLSLLPDVVALGAYQMNHLWAVTFNSEGAKAKILQAEAFNVKDHRCVVIDPTNRGVRLKLFWLLHGVQDDDVRVALAAFGKVTEITRDKWRVKGCVDKASTTRSVTLKLKVGVTIEDLPHQLRVREDVALVHVPGRAPLCLRCRGKGHIRRECRVPRCGLCRRFGHDESQCVRSYANVTGQARNDEVAEHIMDEADAVEATHGSEGDDATKESTSKETTPAPLADTSQAGKDQTQPAVASKPAFLPEKADSVTAVSLVTTGQQGDNQEDADTEMPAASSVAVKRAHEDSDIQEPRLVGERGEEPPPKAPSTRRGPFKPKPKLPPERSTASALPPP; encoded by the coding sequence ATGGGCTCCCAAGGAGCGGCTTTAGCGGCCCAGCCGGGTCGCGGTATCAGGAGCACTGAAATGCCTGCCCAGGATTATGAAATGGTTGTTCCCCATCTGCCATCAGGTTCGAGTGTTTTGAACACAGTATTTTTGCATGGTGATGTCACCGCCAGGCCATATCGCGTCGAGCATTTTCGCGACGCCCTAGCGCGTCTGTCATTGCTGCCGGATGTGGTTGCCCTTGGGGCATATCAGATGAACCACCTGTGGGCCGTTACTTTCAACAGCGAAGGAGCGAAGGCAAAGATTCTGCAGGCCGAAGCTTTCAATGTAAAAGACCACCGCTGCGTGGTTATTGACCCGACCAACCGAGGTGTCAGGCTGAAGCTGTTTTGGCTGCTCCACGGTGTGCAAGACGACGACGTGCGAGTGGCATTAGCAGCGTTCGGAAAAGTGACTGAAATAACCCGCGATAAATGGAGGGTTAAAGGCTGCGTTGACAAGGCTTCAACAACACGGTCGGTTACACTGAAACTGAAGGTGGGTGTTACCATCGAGGACTTGCCCCATCAGTTGCGTGTTCGTGAGGACGTTGCTCTCGTCCATGTTCCTGGCAGGGCTCCGCTCTGCCTTCGGTGCCGTGGAAAAGGACATATACGCCGTGAGTGTCGGGTGCCACGCTGCGGGCTATGCCGGCGTTTCGGCCACGATGAGAGCCAGTGCGTGCGTAGCTACGCTAATGTTACGGGCCAGGCACGAAATGATGAAGTGGCCGAACACATCATGGATGAAGCAGACGCGGTTGAAGCAACCCACGGAAGTGAGGGAGATGATGCCACCAAGGAGTCAACATCCAAGGAAACCACACCCGCACCCCTTGCAGATACCAGCCAAGCCGGTAAGGACCAAACCCAGCCGGCCGTCGCATCAAAGCCAGCGTTCCTTCCGGAAAAAGCGGATAGCGTGACAGCTGTAAGCCTGGTTACGACTGGGCAGCAGGGCGACAACcaggaagacgccgataccgagatGCCCGCCGCGTCAAGTGTAGCAGTGAAGCGGGCTCACGAGGATTCGGATATTCAGGAACCGAGATTGGTCGGTGAACGCGGCGAGGAGCCTCCGCCGAAGGCACCTTCAACGCGCCGCGGACCGTTCAAGCCCAAACCGAAATTGCCACCGGAACGCAGTACTGCGTCTGCTCTCCCTCCGCCTTAG